In Candidatus Omnitrophota bacterium, a single genomic region encodes these proteins:
- a CDS encoding phosphoglycerate mutase family protein, which produces MNTKICFIRHAESESNAGGRTSDPATIPLSKQGIAQAEALALTLSDKPALAVTSRYIRTKQTALPVIKKFKDVLQEEWDVHEFTYLSPAKCENTISADRLPMVHAYWQKCDPFYCDGLGAESFVDFLGRARRAIEKLKRLNHKNVAIFSHEQFIKAVIWLMGSGRNPIDSEKMKAFKQVLLIDRIPNCGKVTIFL; this is translated from the coding sequence ATGAATACGAAAATATGCTTTATCCGCCATGCCGAAAGTGAATCAAACGCTGGGGGCAGGACATCTGATCCGGCGACTATACCGCTGTCTAAGCAAGGAATAGCTCAGGCAGAGGCGCTGGCTTTGACTCTATCGGACAAACCCGCTCTCGCGGTGACATCCCGTTATATCAGGACGAAACAAACGGCATTGCCTGTTATCAAGAAGTTTAAAGACGTTTTGCAAGAGGAATGGGATGTCCATGAGTTTACTTATTTATCGCCTGCGAAATGCGAGAATACCATATCAGCAGACCGGCTTCCTATGGTGCATGCATATTGGCAAAAGTGCGATCCTTTTTATTGTGACGGTTTAGGCGCTGAAAGTTTTGTTGATTTTTTGGGCCGGGCCCGGCGCGCAATTGAGAAACTAAAACGCCTTAATCATAAAAATGTTGCCATATTCAGTCATGAGCAGTTTATCAAAGCCGTTATATGGCTTATGGGTTCAGGCCGTAATCCTATTGACTCCGAGAAAATGAAGGCTTTTAAGCAGGTTTTGCTTATTGACCGTATCCCGAATTGCGGAAAGGTTACAATTTTTTTATAA
- a CDS encoding aromatic aminobenezylarsenical efflux permease ArsG family transporter: MDIWAAFGSALWLGILTSISPCPLATNIAAVSFLSKKIAHPAMVLISGLAYTIGRMVAYVLLSWFIISSFLGIPQVAQFLQKYMAIALGPFLIVAGLFLLEVFTIKFPNITLSQRYQNKLVESGAPGALLLGFIFALAFCPVSAALFFGSLIPLALNSKSGTLLSLIYGIGTGLPVLLFAVVIALGIASLSYWFQRITKLEYYTRRITGIIFIFVGLYHLGIYILKLF; this comes from the coding sequence ATGGACATATGGGCGGCTTTTGGTTCAGCGTTGTGGCTTGGGATACTGACTTCAATCAGCCCTTGTCCTTTGGCTACGAATATAGCAGCTGTTTCTTTCCTCTCTAAGAAAATAGCGCACCCAGCAATGGTGCTTATTTCAGGGCTTGCTTATACGATTGGGAGGATGGTAGCTTATGTTTTACTTAGCTGGTTTATTATCAGTTCATTTTTAGGCATACCGCAGGTCGCGCAATTTTTACAGAAATACATGGCAATAGCATTGGGGCCGTTTTTGATTGTCGCGGGTTTATTTTTATTAGAAGTATTTACTATAAAATTTCCCAATATAACACTGTCCCAAAGGTATCAGAACAAACTTGTCGAATCCGGAGCGCCAGGCGCCTTACTTTTAGGTTTTATCTTCGCTTTGGCATTTTGTCCGGTTTCTGCGGCATTATTTTTTGGTAGCCTAATACCTTTAGCGTTGAATAGCAAATCCGGAACACTGTTGTCGCTTATCTACGGAATTGGGACAGGGCTTCCGGTATTACTATTTGCAGTGGTGATTGCTCTTGGAATTGCATCATTGAGTTATTGGTTTCAACGAATAACTAAACTTGAATACTATACTCGCAGAATTACCGGAATTATTTTTATCTTCGTTGGATTGTATCATTTGGGAATCTACATTTTAAAACTATTTTAA
- a CDS encoding nitrophenyl compound nitroreductase subunit ArsF family protein: protein MKKNILITCIITISVIAMFVLKGAPQAKAAESKSSTNSANKVMVYYFHGTFRCYTCMNMEKYSREAIETNFKDALQSGRLTFQVVNVEERGNEHFANDYQLYAKSLILSLIKNSKEVKTKNLDKIWEYAHNKSRFIDYVTAETSAFLKDS from the coding sequence ATGAAGAAAAACATTCTGATAACCTGCATAATCACGATTTCAGTAATTGCCATGTTTGTTTTAAAAGGTGCGCCACAGGCAAAAGCCGCAGAGTCCAAATCTTCTACCAATTCAGCGAACAAGGTTATGGTCTATTATTTTCACGGAACGTTTCGTTGCTACACGTGCATGAATATGGAGAAATATTCTAGGGAGGCGATTGAGACGAATTTTAAAGACGCGCTCCAATCGGGAAGACTTACGTTTCAAGTAGTCAATGTTGAAGAGCGCGGCAACGAACATTTTGCAAACGATTATCAGTTGTATGCCAAATCGCTTATCTTATCTCTTATTAAAAACAGCAAAGAAGTTAAGACAAAAAATCTGGACAAGATTTGGGAGTATGCCCACAATAAGTCAAGATTCATTGATTATGTAACGGCTGAGACAAGCGCATTTCTCAAGGACTCTTAA
- a CDS encoding thioredoxin family protein has translation MKIEVLGPGCPKCANTEANVKKALAELNKTAEVVKVTDIDTMIDRGIVQTPALIIDGKIIMQGKIPSVEQIKQFIQKTLK, from the coding sequence ATGAAAATAGAAGTTTTAGGTCCTGGTTGTCCAAAGTGCGCAAACACAGAGGCAAACGTTAAAAAGGCTTTGGCTGAATTAAACAAAACAGCCGAGGTTGTCAAAGTTACCGATATTGATACTATGATTGATAGGGGTATCGTGCAGACTCCCGCGCTTATCATTGACGGAAAGATAATCATGCAGGGGAAAATTCCTTCAGTTGAGCAGATAAAACAATTTATTCAGAAGACATTAAAATGA
- a CDS encoding permease: MIITDLFIAGIKAVIEYTSVHVLTCLVPAFFIAGAMSVLLPKEKIIQYLGQKVPKYKAYPLAVIAGLMLAVCSCTILPLFAGIKKKGAGIGPALAFLYTAPATNIMAILFTGSVLGWSFALARIILSITFSSLIGIIISTMFKEEDTEEEKKVALAFVSAEAKDTKELFFFEKHRLNLFFITLVAILIVGTRVNGYLRYVGISGLIIILAILTKLFFTKEETKAWLSETWFFAKKIFPLLLVGIFVAGALTTLLPQNFLTTFMGKNTLSANLIAVLFGVFMYFPTLVEVPMAKMFLGLGMAKGPLLAYLLADPVISFASILVVRKFIGNKRTLAYVGLIIVFTTISGLIYGAIVR, encoded by the coding sequence ATGATAATAACTGATTTATTTATTGCAGGTATAAAAGCCGTAATAGAGTATACCTCTGTTCATGTGTTAACCTGTCTTGTTCCAGCTTTTTTCATTGCAGGCGCCATGTCAGTTTTGCTTCCGAAAGAAAAAATTATTCAATATCTCGGTCAGAAAGTCCCAAAGTATAAGGCCTATCCATTAGCAGTTATCGCAGGCCTGATGTTGGCAGTATGTTCTTGCACCATCTTGCCCTTGTTCGCAGGGATAAAAAAGAAAGGCGCAGGCATAGGTCCTGCTTTAGCTTTCTTATATACGGCCCCCGCAACTAATATAATGGCCATTCTTTTTACGGGAAGTGTTTTGGGATGGAGTTTTGCTTTAGCAAGAATAATCCTGTCTATTACTTTTTCCAGTCTAATTGGCATAATAATATCTACAATGTTTAAGGAAGAAGATACGGAAGAGGAGAAAAAAGTGGCTCTTGCTTTTGTTAGTGCTGAAGCCAAGGATACGAAAGAACTGTTTTTCTTCGAGAAGCACAGGTTAAACTTATTTTTTATTACACTCGTAGCTATTCTTATTGTAGGAACAAGGGTAAATGGGTACTTAAGATATGTTGGAATATCAGGTTTGATAATTATCTTGGCGATATTGACTAAATTATTCTTTACCAAAGAGGAAACTAAAGCCTGGCTTTCTGAAACATGGTTTTTCGCAAAGAAGATATTTCCACTCCTCTTAGTCGGTATTTTTGTTGCAGGAGCCTTAACAACGCTCTTGCCTCAGAATTTTCTTACAACCTTTATGGGTAAGAACACGCTGTCTGCCAACCTTATTGCTGTATTATTCGGAGTGTTTATGTATTTTCCTACCCTGGTTGAAGTTCCTATGGCAAAAATGTTTTTAGGCCTTGGAATGGCGAAAGGCCCCCTATTGGCATATCTGCTTGCAGACCCTGTCATCTCATTTGCCAGCATCCTTGTGGTGAGAAAATTCATAGGCAATAAGAGAACGCTTGCATATGTGGGCTTAATTATAGTATTCACGACCATTTCAGGATTGATATATGGTGCAATAGTCCGTTGA
- a CDS encoding DUF134 domain-containing protein, which translates to MRPKKTRWVKCIPDERCFKPLCKPISKCEGVYLSLDEFEAIRLACLEELKQIDAAKLMRISHPTFSRILTSAQRKIADSLVNIKAIRIEGGCCKIKKRS; encoded by the coding sequence GTGAGGCCTAAAAAGACAAGATGGGTAAAATGTATTCCGGATGAGCGGTGTTTTAAGCCTCTTTGTAAGCCGATAAGCAAATGTGAAGGTGTTTACTTGTCTCTTGATGAATTTGAGGCTATTCGTCTTGCTTGTCTTGAAGAGCTAAAGCAAATTGATGCCGCAAAACTTATGAGGATATCGCATCCGACTTTCTCGCGGATTTTAACCTCTGCTCAACGCAAGATAGCTGACAGCTTAGTTAACATTAAAGCGATAAGGATTGAAGGGGGTTGCTGTAAAATCAAGAAAAGAAGCTAA
- a CDS encoding integrase core domain-containing protein, giving the protein MNYTNSYTINGSLFQEFLSLLGKMTQGQLIRQIEFMKVENEILRSKLPQRITTTPAEKRRLIKYGLPLRGQIKQVISIVGYSTFRRWVGDGVTSKNPPKRGRPKKTTQEIIDLVIRMAKENHLWGYGKIMGELKKLGLLRFTRNTLKNILIQNGIDPSPKRKEDSWDAFIKRHFETLWACDFFTKTIWTALGPKLFHVLFFINIRTRKVHIAGMTDKPNKDWIVNATKSVSFIFQDKTKKLLIRDGDTKFPKEFDELFKSVNAKVKRIPYRSPNLNPYAEGFVGTIKRECLEHFFVFGEEHFKYLIREYVEHYNTKRPHSGMANEPLEYKPRSNTGKIKCESRLGGMIKHYYWG; this is encoded by the coding sequence GTGAACTACACCAATTCTTATACCATAAACGGCTCGCTTTTCCAAGAGTTTTTGAGCCTCTTGGGCAAGATGACCCAAGGCCAGCTAATCCGCCAGATCGAATTCATGAAGGTCGAAAACGAGATATTGCGCTCCAAGCTCCCGCAAAGGATAACTACCACCCCGGCCGAGAAAAGACGCCTTATCAAATACGGTCTGCCCTTACGAGGCCAGATCAAACAGGTCATATCCATTGTAGGCTATTCGACCTTTAGGCGATGGGTAGGTGACGGCGTGACCAGTAAGAACCCACCCAAACGCGGAAGACCTAAAAAGACCACACAAGAGATCATTGATCTTGTTATCCGCATGGCCAAGGAAAACCATCTCTGGGGCTATGGCAAAATAATGGGCGAGCTAAAGAAGCTCGGGCTCCTGCGTTTTACCCGCAATACCCTAAAAAATATCCTTATTCAAAACGGCATAGACCCAAGCCCGAAGCGCAAGGAAGACTCGTGGGACGCGTTTATAAAAAGGCATTTTGAAACACTCTGGGCGTGCGACTTTTTCACGAAGACAATCTGGACGGCATTGGGTCCTAAGCTATTCCATGTCTTATTCTTTATCAATATCCGCACCCGGAAAGTCCATATAGCCGGTATGACCGATAAGCCCAATAAAGACTGGATTGTCAACGCCACAAAGAGCGTGTCATTTATATTTCAGGATAAAACCAAAAAGCTCCTCATCAGGGACGGCGACACGAAATTCCCCAAGGAATTTGACGAATTGTTTAAGTCGGTTAATGCGAAGGTCAAGCGCATTCCTTATCGCTCACCGAATCTAAATCCATACGCCGAGGGATTCGTGGGAACCATAAAGCGGGAATGTCTGGAGCATTTTTTCGTATTTGGCGAGGAACATTTCAAATACCTGATCCGAGAATACGTCGAGCATTACAACACCAAACGCCCGCATTCAGGGATGGCTAATGAGCCGCTTGAATATAAGCCGCGAAGCAACACTGGCAAGATTAAGTGCGAATCACGACTGGGCGGGATGATAAAGCATTATTACTGGGGCTAA
- a CDS encoding toll/interleukin-1 receptor domain-containing protein, whose product MAMGDLIDELRRVDFEKPIIFISYAGEELSLADFIRDIIHRLTESKIEAFVAKRDIPPGENPLKTMMEEKLKHAKAIIPICSVKSKISSWVWWESAAVWAKDKKVYPLFTNISASDFGAPLTLVSQGKEYFSQREFIETVRMVCGDLGISIAGRDLTKDEWDAHEKLKGEYSKPETSTKITADFKKLEMTQDLHKYSFVFEIENRSSRKFEDVDVELYFPKAYLEKTDWNYPHLRGSDSRDKPGYLCLIFSFSGLSDTAKKQFMSDLLPGKKLKLFGEDGMTRLHYFMDHDRWDKRFKYDIQWKVYINGGAPQEGSIPLNSVQYF is encoded by the coding sequence ATGGCAATGGGCGATTTAATTGATGAATTGAGGCGTGTCGATTTTGAAAAACCAATCATCTTCATTAGTTACGCTGGCGAGGAACTGTCGTTAGCAGATTTTATTAGGGATATTATCCATCGTCTGACCGAATCCAAAATTGAAGCGTTCGTTGCCAAAAGAGATATCCCGCCCGGCGAAAACCCACTAAAAACAATGATGGAAGAAAAACTTAAACACGCTAAAGCGATAATCCCTATATGCTCTGTTAAATCAAAGATATCTTCGTGGGTTTGGTGGGAGTCAGCGGCAGTGTGGGCTAAGGACAAGAAAGTTTATCCCCTGTTTACGAATATTTCGGCAAGTGATTTTGGAGCGCCGTTAACATTAGTAAGTCAAGGAAAGGAATATTTTTCTCAGCGAGAGTTTATTGAGACGGTGCGGATGGTTTGCGGAGATCTGGGGATTTCGATTGCTGGCAGGGATTTAACCAAGGACGAGTGGGATGCACACGAAAAGCTAAAAGGTGAATACTCTAAACCAGAGACATCAACAAAGATCACGGCAGATTTCAAAAAACTTGAAATGACTCAGGACTTGCACAAATATTCGTTTGTTTTTGAAATTGAAAATAGAAGTTCCAGAAAATTTGAAGATGTCGACGTCGAGTTATATTTCCCAAAAGCTTATCTTGAAAAAACAGACTGGAACTACCCTCATTTAAGAGGGTCTGACTCACGCGACAAGCCGGGGTATCTCTGTCTAATTTTTTCGTTTTCGGGATTATCCGATACCGCTAAAAAACAATTTATGAGTGATCTATTGCCGGGTAAGAAGCTAAAGCTCTTCGGTGAAGATGGAATGACTAGACTTCATTATTTTATGGATCACGATCGGTGGGACAAGCGGTTCAAATATGATATACAATGGAAGGTGTATATCAATGGTGGAGCTCCCCAAGAAGGCAGTATTCCGTTAAACTCCGTTCAATACTTTTAG
- a CDS encoding SEC-C domain-containing protein, whose protein sequence is MEKQKHLVFYPATLGHGVLNVCWFRRNEQFYSREAHSVTEHFPKLIFYTRGEDILVLKGDIEIKDGADILDVYQIEIKFPKSYPRDIPILIEVGGRIPRIANRHVNDKTGICCIGPRLEQRQKWLKDSRIYVYITDFVLPFLANQSYYERVGDWKNGQYDHGAKGILTYYSEAFGISDRNLLELFLQSLSENQRFGRNDLCLCGSSKKAKKCHLDLFDKLRTNGCPELFKEDLENLKKDTKAQGERSSSAGVEKIQAGDIL, encoded by the coding sequence ATGGAAAAACAAAAGCATTTGGTATTTTATCCGGCAACTCTAGGCCATGGAGTTCTTAATGTGTGTTGGTTTCGAAGGAATGAACAATTTTATTCGAGAGAAGCTCATTCAGTCACAGAACATTTCCCGAAATTAATTTTCTATACACGCGGAGAGGATATCCTTGTTCTCAAAGGAGACATAGAGATTAAAGATGGTGCAGATATTCTCGATGTTTACCAAATTGAAATTAAATTTCCGAAAAGCTATCCGAGAGATATCCCGATATTAATAGAAGTTGGTGGAAGAATCCCTAGAATAGCGAATCGTCATGTCAATGACAAAACAGGCATCTGTTGTATCGGGCCTCGTCTCGAACAAAGGCAGAAGTGGTTGAAAGATTCGAGGATTTACGTTTATATTACAGATTTTGTTCTTCCTTTCTTGGCCAATCAGTCATATTACGAACGCGTGGGTGATTGGAAAAACGGCCAATATGATCATGGGGCTAAAGGGATTCTGACCTATTACTCAGAGGCTTTCGGAATATCCGACAGAAATTTATTAGAATTATTTTTGCAATCACTGTCAGAAAACCAGCGATTTGGCAGAAACGACCTTTGTTTATGCGGAAGTAGCAAAAAAGCAAAAAAATGCCATTTGGATTTGTTCGATAAGTTACGAACTAATGGGTGCCCAGAATTATTTAAGGAAGACCTCGAAAATTTAAAGAAGGATACAAAAGCACAGGGAGAAAGATCCTCATCTGCAGGAGTCGAAAAAATACAAGCCGGAGATATTTTATGA
- a CDS encoding CBASS cGAMP-activated phospholipase: MKDLFWILSIEGGGIRGVFAAQILKRIQEELKITFSERFDIIAGTSTGSIIAAGLAVDYPIDKIVSLYRTKGEKIFTRNYSEKFNWFNWKGLFQSKYSNHFLKQELSAVFGDKTLSDTKTRLIIPASDISNGNVFVLKSNYDQNFVRDKDTKLFDAVLASCSAPTFFDPHRIKEYLLADGGLWANNPALVALTEAMGRRFKIPRENIRILSIGTGRGKKYYDPKDADKSWGFKQWGTGLISTVMNLQSVNVENIVRFMLEDEKFFTINFDTDCDVALDDVCFVENLIARADERFTYLFEKIKKFLTGG, encoded by the coding sequence ATGAAAGATTTGTTTTGGATACTATCGATTGAGGGTGGCGGAATACGTGGTGTTTTCGCGGCTCAAATATTAAAGCGTATTCAAGAAGAATTAAAAATTACATTTTCAGAGAGATTTGACATCATAGCAGGAACAAGTACGGGGTCAATTATTGCGGCCGGGTTAGCTGTCGATTACCCTATTGATAAGATTGTAAGTTTATATAGAACTAAAGGCGAAAAAATATTTACAAGAAATTATTCGGAAAAGTTTAACTGGTTCAATTGGAAGGGGTTATTTCAGAGCAAATACAGCAATCATTTTCTTAAACAAGAGCTATCTGCTGTATTCGGGGATAAGACTTTATCAGATACCAAAACGCGCTTAATAATTCCCGCGTCGGACATTTCAAACGGCAATGTGTTCGTTTTGAAATCAAATTACGATCAAAATTTTGTAAGGGATAAAGATACTAAATTATTTGACGCTGTTTTGGCATCTTGCTCTGCTCCGACCTTCTTTGATCCGCACCGCATAAAGGAGTACCTTCTTGCCGATGGTGGATTGTGGGCGAACAATCCCGCATTAGTGGCGTTGACAGAAGCCATGGGAAGGCGTTTTAAGATTCCACGAGAGAATATACGCATCCTATCAATAGGAACAGGCCGGGGTAAGAAGTACTATGATCCCAAAGATGCTGATAAATCATGGGGATTTAAGCAATGGGGTACAGGACTCATTAGTACGGTTATGAACCTGCAGTCAGTTAATGTAGAAAACATTGTAAGGTTCATGCTGGAAGATGAAAAGTTTTTTACAATAAACTTTGATACGGATTGCGATGTGGCTTTAGACGACGTTTGTTTTGTGGAAAACTTAATCGCCAGAGCCGACGAACGCTTTACATATCTATTTGAAAAGATAAAAAAATTCTTAACCGGAGGCTAA
- a CDS encoding lipase family protein produces the protein MENKYFEHPELLSLPVKRAAYSDRTAWLMAKMSKLAYLPFEKDDTELKSALLEAGFSLVNTFNQDGTQAFLAKRDSDKMAVLSFRGTQTEGLTLETFFDVFTDLYATMKVDQNNVKTHKGFLSAFQKIQADVTQQLQSLADYGLYVTGHSLGGALALIATSEINSDNLGACYTFGSPKVGNEEFDDKIKAPIYRVINSFDVVPFLPFTPIMLPLFWLIKKKAKNDKIKILAENFSEYRHHGDMRFLTNGSVNAEAKVLTEYPEPNRSLNLIRLSFTVAKDIGVQHHSLDAYCEKLAGWALKRNAQ, from the coding sequence ATGGAAAACAAATATTTTGAACATCCTGAATTGTTATCCCTGCCGGTAAAAAGAGCGGCTTATAGCGATAGGACGGCTTGGCTTATGGCCAAAATGTCGAAATTGGCATATTTACCTTTTGAAAAAGATGACACTGAGCTGAAGTCTGCGTTACTGGAAGCCGGCTTCTCATTGGTCAATACATTTAACCAAGATGGAACGCAGGCCTTTTTGGCAAAAAGGGATTCTGACAAGATGGCAGTTTTATCGTTCAGGGGCACGCAGACTGAAGGCTTAACTCTTGAAACGTTCTTTGATGTGTTTACCGATTTATACGCCACCATGAAGGTGGATCAGAACAATGTCAAAACTCACAAGGGTTTTCTCTCTGCTTTTCAAAAAATACAAGCAGATGTTACTCAGCAACTGCAGTCTTTGGCTGATTATGGATTGTATGTAACCGGTCATTCTCTTGGCGGAGCACTGGCTTTAATTGCGACGTCCGAAATAAATTCAGATAACTTGGGGGCGTGTTATACATTCGGAAGCCCTAAAGTTGGCAACGAAGAATTCGACGATAAGATAAAAGCCCCTATTTATCGGGTTATCAATTCTTTTGATGTCGTGCCTTTTTTACCATTTACGCCGATAATGTTGCCCTTGTTCTGGCTGATCAAAAAGAAGGCGAAAAACGATAAGATTAAAATCCTTGCTGAAAATTTCAGCGAATATCGGCATCATGGAGATATGCGGTTTCTAACAAATGGGTCAGTAAATGCCGAGGCAAAAGTATTGACTGAATACCCTGAGCCGAATCGGTCATTGAATTTGATCCGCCTGTCGTTTACGGTCGCAAAAGATATCGGCGTGCAACACCATTCGCTTGACGCTTATTGTGAGAAGTTAGCGGGCTGGGCGTTAAAAAGGAATGCTCAATGA